The Solanum lycopersicum chromosome 9, SLM_r2.1 genome window below encodes:
- the LOC101253311 gene encoding laccase-4: MNSWICHFILLAFCLFPLVVECRVRHYKFNVVMKNTTRLCSSKSIVTVNGKFPGPTIYAREGDNVLIKVVNHVKYNVSIHWHGIRQLRTGWADGPAYITQCPIQPGQNYVYNFTITGQRGTLFWHAHILWLRATVHGAIVILPKLGVPYPFPKPNHEAVVILAEWWKSDTEAVINEAIKSGLAPNVSDAHTINGHPGPVSNCPAQGGYKLNVEQGKTYMLRVINAALNEELFFKIAGHKMTVVEVDATYIKPFQTDTIVIAPGQTTNVIVNANKNSGKYMVVASPFMDAPIAVDNVTAIATLHYSGTLSNNPSTTLTSTNTPPKNATPIANNFLDALRSLNSKKYPAKVPIKIDHSLLFTVGLGINPCPSCKQGNGSRVVASINNVTFVMPTIALLQAHFSGIKGVFTADFPGNPPVVYNYTSTTPPANMGTTSGTKVYKLSYNDTVQLVLQDTGIIAPENHPIHLHGFNFYQVGKGLGNYNPKVDPKNFNLVDPVERNTVGVPSGGWVAIRFRADNPGVWFMHCHLEIHTTWGLKMAFLVENGKGPNESLLPPPKDLPKC; encoded by the exons atGAACTCTTGGATTTGCCATTTTATCTTATTGGCATTTTGCCTTTTTCCACTTGTTGTTGAATGCAGGGTTAGACATTACAAATTCAAT GTGGTAATGAAAAATACAACTAGACTTTGTTCCTCAAAGTCCATTGTTACTGTGAATGGAAAATTTCCAGGACCTACAATATATGCTAGGGAAGGAGATAATGTACTTATTAAAGTTGTTAATCATGTTAAGTATAATGTCTCTATCCATTG GCATGGTATTAGACAACTTAGAACAGGGTGGGCAGATGGACCAGCATATATTACACAATGTCCAATTCAGCCAGGCCAAAATTATGTCTACAACTTTACAATCACAGGTCAAAGGGGTACACTATTTTGGCATGCTCATATTTTGTGGCTAAGGGCAACTGTTCATGGTGCAATTGTCATTTTGCCTAAACTTGGTGTGCCTTATCCATTCCCAAAACCCAATCATGAAGCTGTTGTTATCCTAG CTGAATGGTGGAAATCTGATACTGAAGCTGTGATTAATGAAGCCATAAAATCAGGATTAGCACCTAATGTTTCTGATGCTCACACTATCAATGGTCATCCTGGTCCTGTTTCAAATTGTCCTGCACAAG GTGGATACAAGTTAAATGTTGAACAAGGAAAAACCTACATGCTACGAGTAATCAACGCTGCACTCAACGAAGAACTCTTCTTCAAAATCGCTGGTCACAAAATGACAGTTGTTGAAGTTGATGCCACGTACATTAAGCCCTTCCAAACGGACACTATAGTGATCGCCCCTGGACAAACGACTAACGTTATAGTCAATGCCAATAAAAATTCAGGCAAATACATGGTTGTTGCTTCACCATTTATGGATGCACCTATTGCTGTTGACAATGTTACAGCAATTGCAACATTACATTACTCTGGCACACTATCAAATAATCCTTCAACTACACTTACTAGTACAAATACACCTCCAAAAAATGCAACACCTATAGCAAACAACTTTTTAGACGCTTTAAGAAGTTTAAATTCGAAAAAATATCCAGCTAAAGTTCCAATTAAAATCGATCATTCATTGTTATTTACAGTAGGTTTAGGTATTAATCCATGTCCAAGTTGTAAACAGGGCAATGGAAGCAGAGTTGTGGCTAGTATTAACAATGTAACATTTGTTATGCCAACAATTGCACTATTACAAGCACATTTCTCAGGGATTAAAGGAGTTTTCACCGCGGATTTTCCAGGGAACCCTCCAGTTGTATATAACTATACTAGCACAACACCACCCGCGAATATGGGCACAACGAGTGGGACTAAGGTTTATAAGTTATCGTATAACGATACTGTTCAATTAGTCTTGCAGGATACTGGAATTATAGCTCCTGAGAATCATCCAATACATTTACATGGATTTAATTTCTATCAAGTTGGTAAAGGACTAGGAAATTATAATCCAAAAGTTGATCCTAAGAATTTTAATCTTGTGGATCCTGTTGAGAGGAATACTGTTGGTGTTCCTTCTGGTGGATGGGTTGCCATAAGATTCCGCGCTGACAATCCAG GAGTTTGGTTTATGCATTGCCATCTAGAGATACACACAACATGGGGATTGAAAATGGCATTTCTTGTGGAAAATGGCAAAGGTCCAAATGAATCACTTTTGCCACCTCCAAAAGATCTTCCAAAATGCTAA
- the LOC101253014 gene encoding transcription factor DIVARICATA: MNREMGYLSPATYIKNSSWLFEENKGTRWTPEENKVFEEALALFDKDTPDKWYNVAAMIPGKTVNDVIKQYRELVEDISDIEAGLIPVPGYTTSNSFTLEWVNNQDAFHGFKQFYGQSGKRGSSNRSSEHERKKGVPWTEEEHKQFLLGLKKYGKGDWRNISRNFVTTRTPTQVASHAQKYFIRQLSGGKDKRRSSIHDITVVNLSESKSTSPEDHKSAPSQQAQQHSKMNGMVKTLCEYNSPNQESDITFNSSSGGLMAVPFRGAPSYGLEHGMHNIALQGLQFGNYNTMC; this comes from the exons ATGAATAGAGAAATGGGATATCTATCCCCTGCAACATATATCAAGAACTCAAGCTGGTTGTTTGAGGAAAACAAGGGAACAAGATGGACACCTGAAGAGAACAAAGTGTTTGAAGAAGCACTTGCTTTGTTTGATAAAGATACACCTGATAAATGGTATAATGTAGCAGCAATGATCCCTGGGAAAACAGTGAATGATGTGATTAAACAGTACAGAGAATTGGTAGAAGATATTAGTGATATAGAGGCAGGGCTAATACCAGTACCTGGCTATACTACTAGTAATTCTTTCACATTAGAGTGGGTTAATAATCAAGATGCTTTTCATGGATTTAAGCAATTTTATGGTCAATCTGGGAAAAGAGGCTCGTCGAATCGATCTTCTGAACATGAAAGGAAGAAAGGTGTGCCATGGACTGAAGAAGAGCACAA GCAATTTCTACTGGGGCTGAAAAAGTATGGAAAAGGAGACTGGAGAAATATTTCACGCAATTTCGTGACCACAAGAACTCCAACTCAGGTAGCTAGCCATGCTCAGAAATACTTTATTAGGCAGCTTTCCGGTGGAAAAGATAAAAGGCGATCAAGCATACATGATATCACAGTTGTCAATCTTTCGGAATCCAAGTCTACTTCCCCTGAGGATCATAAATCTGCCCCTTCTCAACAAGCACAACAACATTCAAAAATGAATGGCATGGTAAAAACACTATGCGAGTATAATTCACCGAATCAAGAATCAGACATAACATTCAACTCATCAAGTGGTGGTCTGATGGCCGTGCCTTTTCGAGGGGCTCCATCGTATGGACTCGAGCATGGAATGCATAACATTGCTCTACAAGGTCTCCAGTTCGGTAACTACAATACTATGTGTTGA